In Vicingus serpentipes, the DNA window GCGATGCATTACACTTACGTGCAATGGTGTATCTGGTAATATCTTTCTGGAATGTCTTCCAAGCCACTTGTAATGCTTTTTAAACTCATTATTTTGCTCTGCTAAAGGATTTAATGCTACAGTGTCTATATGAGGCTGAAATTGCAACTTTTGCTTTTCAGCTTGTTCTTTCATCCAAATCATTGGAATATCACTTAAGGTAAATCCGTTTTTATCAGGAGCATAACTACCTCCAACATCTGAATGAACACCAGAAAACCATACTTGCTTTAAGTCTACCTTCTTTTCAAAATCTTGTTCCCACATAGTCGGTGCAAAATCTTTTCTTAGTTCATCAATAGATAATGCATGTCTAGCTGTTTTAATTATTGAACCTATTTTTTGATCATAAAATAAATGTTTCTCTTTAATAAATCCAAAAATACTAGTTGGCAACCCCATAGAACCTACTGTATCCCAAACACCAACAAAATGAATTGGCACTTTATCTGCAACTGAAAAAAGCTTTCTATAATTTACAGAGAACTCACCACTAGGCTTTTCATTAGGATTTTTATACAATTCGTAAGCTTCATTAATTCTATTGGCATTTTCTTTTTTTAATATACTACAGTTATTCATTAAGCCAGCCAAACTTCTAACGGTATATGCACCCCTACTAAATCCAAATAAAAAGATTTCATCCCCTTCATCATAATTATGCACTATAAAACGATATGCGTCCATAATATTCTTATCTAAACCAGCACCAAAAGCACCACCTTTTAAACTGTTGTGGTATGAACCTATTCCCCAATCATAAAAGACAATTTGTGCAACACCTTTATCATCAACTGGTTTTACTGCTCTTGAGAACTTTAAAACATTAGTTGGAAAATCTTCATTTAAGTTTTCTTCTGGCTTATTCCAAGTTCCATCCGAACAAATCACAATACGTTTCATTTTTACATGTTTTTATACCGTTAATAAAATTGCATAAAAAAAAACTCATTTCAAAACATCCAAACTGCAAGTTTAATCGTTTATATATACAGAAACCCCTTAAACTGACGGCCATGATAAACAACAGCAAAAAAACTCCTTTCACAATTTACTTCATAAGTAATTCCGGCAACAGTTATCTTTCAGAATATATTGATACTGATATTTACTACGAAAGCTACGACATTAGCTTTGCAAACTTTGATATAAAAAAATTGAGCGTTAAAAAGCCAGCAGCTATTGTAGTGGATTTGTATTTTACAGAAAGTTCATGGAAAGAACTTATAGAAAGTTTAATAACAAACTTTAAAGATGAGCAAATCTATTTCTTGTCACCCGAGTTTTCTGAACATAACTTACACTTT includes these proteins:
- a CDS encoding DUF2235 domain-containing protein; translation: MKRIVICSDGTWNKPEENLNEDFPTNVLKFSRAVKPVDDKGVAQIVFYDWGIGSYHNSLKGGAFGAGLDKNIMDAYRFIVHNYDEGDEIFLFGFSRGAYTVRSLAGLMNNCSILKKENANRINEAYELYKNPNEKPSGEFSVNYRKLFSVADKVPIHFVGVWDTVGSMGLPTSIFGFIKEKHLFYDQKIGSIIKTARHALSIDELRKDFAPTMWEQDFEKKVDLKQVWFSGVHSDVGGSYAPDKNGFTLSDIPMIWMKEQAEKQKLQFQPHIDTVALNPLAEQNNEFKKHYKWLGRHSRKILPDTPLHVSVMHRYKDNPKGMPSNLAKYVEEYGWNVYKD